A genomic segment from Chitinophaga flava encodes:
- a CDS encoding sensor histidine kinase — protein MHFPVHKKIRIGFFIAFTVIIAASIFSYLVAKNLLENAGRLNHAIEVSKRLEVITRQLKEAEAAIRGYNLTKDSSFLDPSMKERSKRIEREYLLLRQITAESPQQQRHLDTLRDLLAIKYRQLMSGSHAVTVARQESSVKEGEKSMDKLDRKVQDMIRIEESQVHEKARLFHFFSVLWVPVIFISSIVAILIGIYSYVTLTREFRLQLHIESKMKSYQRDLQQNISLLNKTNQELEQFAYVASHDLQEPLRKISTFSDRLQMKYKDQLPPDATQLIDRMVSAVSRMRVLINDLLVFSRAGRITPESITTIDMNVLLQEVLADLEVTLEEKNVTVTTETLPVIEGSATSFHQLFQNILANAIKFASPNRPLEIHIRQQVLSGRELGFVKENRWDTPFCRISIEDNGIGFDPAFAERIFLIFQRLHGISEYSGTGIGLAICKKIVDSHNGFIFAEGMPNKGATFIIVLPLAQTNKNEN, from the coding sequence GGCAGGCTCAATCATGCGATCGAAGTTTCCAAAAGACTGGAAGTGATCACCCGTCAGCTGAAGGAAGCTGAAGCGGCTATCAGGGGCTATAATCTAACTAAAGACAGTTCCTTCCTCGATCCCAGTATGAAAGAAAGGAGCAAGCGGATTGAGCGGGAATATCTGTTGCTCCGGCAAATAACCGCAGAAAGCCCCCAGCAACAACGACATCTCGACACGCTGCGCGATCTACTTGCGATCAAATACCGGCAACTGATGTCTGGTAGTCATGCTGTTACCGTTGCGAGGCAGGAAAGTTCAGTCAAGGAAGGCGAAAAATCCATGGACAAGCTGGACCGTAAGGTACAGGACATGATTCGCATTGAGGAAAGCCAGGTACATGAGAAGGCCAGGCTCTTTCATTTTTTCTCTGTTCTTTGGGTGCCAGTGATCTTTATTTCGTCGATTGTAGCGATCCTGATAGGGATCTACTCCTACGTGACTCTCACACGTGAATTCAGGCTGCAACTGCATATAGAGAGCAAAATGAAATCCTACCAGCGAGACCTTCAACAAAATATTTCCCTGCTTAACAAAACCAACCAGGAGCTGGAACAGTTTGCTTATGTGGCCTCCCACGATCTTCAGGAGCCGTTGCGCAAAATTTCTACTTTCAGCGACCGGTTGCAGATGAAATATAAAGATCAGCTGCCCCCCGATGCCACCCAGCTGATAGACCGCATGGTATCTGCCGTATCCCGTATGCGGGTACTGATCAACGATCTGTTGGTTTTTTCCCGCGCAGGCCGCATAACGCCGGAAAGCATCACCACCATAGATATGAACGTGCTGCTGCAGGAAGTACTGGCAGATCTGGAAGTGACCCTGGAAGAAAAGAATGTAACCGTTACCACCGAAACCCTCCCGGTAATCGAAGGCAGCGCCACCTCCTTCCATCAGCTGTTCCAGAACATCCTTGCCAATGCCATCAAATTCGCCAGCCCCAACAGACCGCTGGAGATCCATATCCGTCAACAGGTACTATCCGGCAGGGAACTCGGTTTTGTAAAAGAAAACCGCTGGGATACACCCTTCTGCCGCATCAGCATTGAAGATAACGGTATCGGTTTTGATCCCGCCTTCGCCGAACGCATTTTCCTCATCTTCCAGCGTCTGCATGGCATTAGCGAATATTCCGGCACCGGGATCGGACTGGCCATCTGCAAAAAAATTGTTGACAGCCACAACGGTTTCATCTTCGCCGAAGGCATGCCCAACAAAGGTGCAACCTTCATCATTGTGCTCCCCCTTGCACAAACCAACAAAAATGAGAACTGA